TTTGTGCAAAATCTTATGTGAGGTTTCCTGTTCTGCATAAAGTAACAAATACCTACTACTTAGTCCCCTGTGAATGAGGCAGGATATTCTAtgaggaatgcatattaaggcaCTCAACAAGTGCTTTAATAATTGTTCTTCAAAGCAGGGAGGCAAGTTACTTTCCGCAAGGCtaccttttttctttccagCTATGTTTGCTATCAATAGCAGCTTTCTTTAGTGTCGTGATGTCCTTCCTGCTCTTTTGGAATGTGATCTGTATTGACGGTGTTGCCGTGGATCTGTCTTCCCAAATCCTACTACTAGCGcagattaaaatgaaaaaaaaaagccgtttATATTTAAAGCCCAGCTCATCATGATGCTTTTCATCTCTGTTGTGTTTGCTCCCCTATTTAGTTGCTGTTTCAGGCAGCTTGTCTAATGGTGAGAAGGGATACCTTTTAGGGCAGGAAGTTACATAATACCGCTTTCCTACTGTTCCAGAGGTCAACTTTTCGACTAAATACCTAAAAAGCCGTAAACTAAATACTTACAATCCCTGCTAGTGCACGACAGATTGAGGTCTGTAGGCACCTTATCTTGGGGAAAGTAAGTAATCAGTGGAGACCGCTGATGCATGCTGTCATTTTAATTGGTATGAAGAATATTACAGTAGAACATGTCAGGTAACCGCTTGCTCATACAAGGGACAGGATGCATTGACAAAGTGCTTATGCTTGAAAAATGTGTGGTTTCTATTATGCTGTATGGATTGATTAGTAAACagcaaatggttttttttttcactgcttaCTATAGTTCTGGTGTGCTTGCTTTCTTTGTTTGTTCTCTTTAATATCctatttagtgtgtttggttTTGGGAGGGTTTCTGTCTCATTCTAAACTCCTATGTTTATCTTCCCCCTAGGCATGTTATGCTGCCAAAAGAGTTGGCAAAGCAAGTACCAAAAACACATCTAATGTCTGAAGAAGAATGGCGAAGACTTGGTGTACAACAAAGCCTTGGCTGGGTCCATTACATGATCCATGAACCAGGTGGGTACAGTGTTTATAATATCGCTAAGGAGAGGAAGCCATGCATGCTGGCTTACAGGAGACATGAATCACATTCTGCTAAAGGGATGTCATGGCACTACCACTTTTATGCCTTTTAGGTTTGTGATGAATTCTTAAGAAATCTTCACTTTAAACTatgttttaatgttatgtcGCATGCTTTATAATGGTTATCATAATGTATTTTAGGTATACTTGGTGTATACTcttaaattatgatttatgaaatgTGTTCAAGGTTGTATGTGcgtatataaacacacacagtaatgcAGTAACTGCACCTACAAACAAATGAGTAGCGTTTCCCATATTAGATACGGACCTACTGTGTAGTGTGTAACCGCACCTTTGGTAATAGTCTATGGCATATAATAAGTAAGATAAGCTATCAATGTTTGCAGaatgattaatatatatttttttcccctctgcaGAGCCGCATATACTACTTTTTAGGAGACCCCTTCCAAAAGACCAACAGAAATGAACTGCTTTCTTCACGTCTATCTTTTGGGACAATCTGTACATAATGTAGTATTCAGTGAATACAAAGACTATGATCCTTTCAACCACAGCTGTGCAAGAGCTGTATTCTTAACAGCAAAAGAGCTCAGTTAGTGCACCTACAGATGGAGCTGCTATTGTGTtaatttcttttcatttgtCTGTCGTTCTGCTATCACTCCTAGTGAATACTTGGACCACTTCTTTAATAAAGTTTACATGTTTCATGCATGTCTAATCTTACATTGCGTAAATGGTGTTTATTCGTGCACCCTCCCTTTACAATTTTTCGCTTTTGATCTAAGTTTAAGAGTAACTGTGTGTGAAACATGACTAACAGTTCTTTTCTGCAACATAGTGCTAAATGTGGCTTGGCAGTTCCCTACTTCATAGGAATGTTTCAGCTGGACAAAATGTAGCAGTTTTGACTTCAACTTAGTATATTACTTGATGTAAAGGAATGAAAACTGAAGGGTCAAACAAGTATTAATGCGAAATGTTTGCTTAATTTTGCCTTTATTACTGTTCTTTCCAGTGTATTCGGTATGTCTTCACTAGAGTCCAATCAAACTGTTTAAGGTGCTGACATGGACAATATGATTAGGCAAATCTGACTCACGGAGGGATCGGAAGGACTTCAATTCTATATTAAACTAGAACTTCAGAGAAGTGTGGGAGTTGACTGCTCTTTAATTATCTAAAGGGACTGTTCCTGACAGCCCCACTGAAGAATACATATCAGTACTCCGGCTAGTTCTGCTACAGCTGCACTCTTCTGTGATCagaattcttgccactgattagcTGCTTAAAGCAATGATTGGTGACATGGAAGTGGTACCAATGAATTCAATGAGTTACGCATGCACAAGGAGGTCTGTCTAGACCATGCGGGCATCCCTGATCACCTCTTGCTGGATGAACATGGGTATTTAAAAGTGTGAAACTGGTATCAAGAAGACAAGAGATCCCCAAGGGTACTCCTATAGCTGTTTAACTTGGCAC
The DNA window shown above is from Spea bombifrons isolate aSpeBom1 chromosome 1, aSpeBom1.2.pri, whole genome shotgun sequence and carries:
- the CKS2 gene encoding cyclin-dependent kinases regulatory subunit 2, which codes for MSFKNIYYSDKYTDEKYEYRHVMLPKELAKQVPKTHLMSEEEWRRLGVQQSLGWVHYMIHEPEPHILLFRRPLPKDQQK